The genomic interval TTACTATATAATTATTACTCATGGAAAAGCGAAACAGTTTAGGATTCACACTGATAGAGATACTAATAGTCGTTATTATTATAGGCTTACTTGCAGCATTGGTAGCGCCAAGACTCGTAGGCAAACTTACAGAGTCGAAAGAAAAAATAGCAAGGCAACAGATAGCTATGCTTTCTACTGCTTTGGACCTTTATAGAGCTGATGTGGGCAGGTATCCAAGTACTCAAGAGGGATTGGAAGCTCTAATTAAGAGGCCAGAATCCGTTCCCGTAGATAGATGGAAAGGTCCCTATTTAAGGCAAAATAAATTACCTCTAGATCCATGGGGACATTCCTATGTTTATTATGGTCCAGAAGACCCTCGGGCGATTGAGAAAGGCGTGGATTATATAATAATATCCTATGGAGCAGACGGTAAAGAAGGAGGTAGTGGTGAAAGCAAGGATATATCTAATTTAGATTGAGTATGTCTTATGTCTTAGAGGCAATTGGTTTA from Aquificaceae bacterium carries:
- the gspG gene encoding type II secretion system major pseudopilin GspG, which encodes MEKRNSLGFTLIEILIVVIIIGLLAALVAPRLVGKLTESKEKIARQQIAMLSTALDLYRADVGRYPSTQEGLEALIKRPESVPVDRWKGPYLRQNKLPLDPWGHSYVYYGPEDPRAIEKGVDYIIISYGADGKEGGSGESKDISNLD